The segment TGTCAAAAGGAATTCATCCCCTGCAGATAGCTTGATTGGTCCATCCTTAAACCTGCCTAACCTTATTTTGGGACCTTGTAAATCCTGGAGAATCCCTATTTTTACTTCCAAGTCCGCTTCTACTTCCCTAATAGTTTTAATGCGTTGCTGATGCTCACTATGGTCTCCGTGAGAAAAATTCAGCCTAAAGGTTGTTGCTCCTGCTCTGACAAGTTCAGAAATCTTCTCATGGCTTTCTGTTGCAGGACCAATAGTTGCAACGATCTTAGTTCTTCTTCTAAAAGGTATTTTTGTCATTAGCTGGACCTTTGATACTCAGAAAAATAAGATTTGGAGTACACGGAAATTCCTCTTTGCTTTTCTAATTACTTATCATGGACCTGAATCAGTACCAACACAAATCAAGAGAGACAGCTCTTTACCCAAATTCAGGGAAAAACCCTATTTATCCAACACTTGGCCTAGTAGGCGAAGCTGGAGAAGTCGCTGATAAAGTTAAGAAGGTATTGAGAGACAACCAAGGAAAATTTGATAGTGAAGTTAAAAATTCAATAAAATATGAACTTGGGGATGTTTTATGGTACTTGGCTCAATTATCTACAGAATTTGGATTCACCCTGGAAGATGTTGCACAAACAAATCTTGATAAGTTGTCTAGCAGAGCCAAAAGAGGAAGGATTAAGGGCAGTGGTGATATGAGGTGATATGCAAATTAAGATTAGTAATTTAATAGACTGCTATTTAAGAAAGCGAATCGGATATTATTTATTAAGCTTGTTGATAGATTAAGAACTAAGAATGCAAGTATAGGAGATATGTCTAAGCCTCCTAAAGGAGGGATTATACCTCTAAACATATTAAGATAAGGATCTGTAATTGCACTAATATTGCTCAAAATAGGATTTGTCCAATCTAAATTTGGGAACCAGGTAAGCAATACTCTGATAATTAATATGTAGGAATAAATCAAAAGTGTTTGATTTAGAACCCCAAAAATATTGGAAATAATAGTTGCTGCCATCTTTTAAGTAATTTGGATTATTTTAGGCCACTTTCTGGTCATTGGTTGATTTGATATCAGGAAGTACTGAGAATGTTCTATGGAAATTTTCTGAAAGGGTTAACCAATAGGACCTGCCTTCGCGCTGGCGCTTCCTTTCAACAAAGTCTTTTTCTACAAGTTCTTTTATATGTTCATATGCACTTGAGCCTCTTAAATCAACAAGCTCTGACTGAAGTATTCTCTTCTTCAAAGCAATTGTTCCAAGAGTCCTTAAAGTTGCGCCAGTCATATCAACTGGCAGGAGATTTTTCACTAGTTCTCCTAGACCTGAGCGAAGTTGAAGACTATATTTGCCCTTTTTTTCATTTATTTCAAGAGCTGTATCTCTTTGAGAATAGCCTGCCATTAATGCAAATAATGCCTCTTCTATCAATTTTTCTGATTGCTCTACGATCTCAGCCATTTCTGAAATACTGAGAGGTTTCCCTTTTAAATAAAGCACAGCTTCCAACTTTGCTGGTAGTGAGATGTCTTGCATGACATTGCTCTTTAATGGGGCGACATCTTTTTTGATAGGTCAAAAAGCAATTGATTATCTAAAAAATAACTTGATTAGCCGTTGTGTGCACCTAGGAAGAGTTTATAAGCTGGATTTTTTGTTTCATCCCAGCTTTTATATCCAATCTCTTTTAGAAAGGCTTTCCAATTATTCATATCATGATTGTCAACAATTACCCCTATGACAATTCTCCCAATATCAGCACCATGGTTTCTGTAATGGAAAATACTTATGCTCCACTCAGGTCTCATGGAATCGACGAATTGCATTAAAGCCCCTGGCCTTTCTGGAAACTCAAAGCGGTAAAGCAATTCACTTGAATCCCTTTTGGACAAATTATTTAATGCTTTTGGCAGCCTTCCGCCAACCATGTGTCGCAAGTGAACTTTAGATAGTTCGTCTTCACTAAGATCAAGACATTTAAAGTTAAAAGATCTTATTTGATGAATTAGTTCGTTTTTATCAGATTTACCCTTTACCTCTACCCCCATAAATATTTGAGCATTATCAGCTTCTGACATTCGATAACTAAATTCTGTCAGACTTCTTTTTCCTAAAATCTTGCAGAGGTTTTTTAGGCTACCGGCTTTTTCTGGTATCTCTACAGCAAACATTGCTTCTCTTTCTTCCCCAAGCTCTGCTCTTTCTGCTACAAACCTAAGTCTTTCAAAATTCATATTTGCGCCACAGGCTATAGCAACCAAGCTCTTTCCAGTTAATTTTTTATTTAGAACATCAGATTTAAGACCAGCTATTGATAGGGCTCCAGCTGGCTCAAGAATGGATCTAGTGTCTTCAAATACATCCTTTATTGCTGCACAAATTTCATCTGTGCTCACATTTATCATCCTGTCTACATATTTTTTAGCTAACTCAAAGGTATGTACTCCAACTTTGCTAACGGCAACTCCGTCTGCAAACAGACCTATATCCTTCAATTCTATCCTTTTACCCTCTTTTAAAGAATCTGTCATGGCAGATGCTTCATAGGGTTCTACTCCAATTATTTCTACATTAGGCCAGAGATTTTTAACATAAGCCGCAACTCCAGCAATTAGTCCTCCCCCTCCGACTGCTATGTAGATTGCATCTGGGGGAGTTTCAATTTGAGAAAGAATTTCTCTACCAATAGTTCCTTGCCCTGCTATTACCTCTGGATCATCAAAAGGATGTATAAATACCAATCCATCCTTTTGATTTATTCTTTTAGCCTCGTGATAAGCATCATCATAGGTATCTCCATGGAGGATTACTTCGGCATCAAGATTTCGAACCGCTGAAACCTTTGTTTCAGGGGTTGTTATAGGCATGACAATTACAGCTTTACATTTTAGGTAAGCAGCACTTAGTGCAACGCCCTGAGCATGATTTCCTGCGCTTGAGGCAACAACCCCTTTTTGTAATTCCTCCTCTGTTAGATGAGTCATTCTGTTATAAGCGCCTCTTAACTTAAATGAAAATACAGATTGAAGGTCTTCCCGTTTCAACCAAACCTGGTTTTTCAATCTTTTGCTTAGAATTTTTGCTTTTTCTAAAGGGGTTTCTACCGCTACATCGTAGACGTGAGCTCTTAGGATTTTTTGCAAATAGTCCTCCATTACTTGATTATGCCAATTTCAGCAGTTATTTGTTTTTTTTAAGCAATTTTCGATTAAGTAAGATTTTGGACGAAAATAGTAAAGACCTCGTAGATTGTTATAAATAAATTAAAAGGTTATGCGCCTGAGCGATGTT is part of the Prochlorococcus marinus str. MIT 0919 genome and harbors:
- a CDS encoding nucleoside triphosphate pyrophosphohydrolase family protein; the encoded protein is MDLNQYQHKSRETALYPNSGKNPIYPTLGLVGEAGEVADKVKKVLRDNQGKFDSEVKNSIKYELGDVLWYLAQLSTEFGFTLEDVAQTNLDKLSSRAKRGRIKGSGDMR
- a CDS encoding YggT family protein, with translation MAATIISNIFGVLNQTLLIYSYILIIRVLLTWFPNLDWTNPILSNISAITDPYLNMFRGIIPPLGGLDISPILAFLVLNLSTSLINNIRFAFLNSSLLNY
- the scpB gene encoding SMC-Scp complex subunit ScpB yields the protein MQDISLPAKLEAVLYLKGKPLSISEMAEIVEQSEKLIEEALFALMAGYSQRDTALEINEKKGKYSLQLRSGLGELVKNLLPVDMTGATLRTLGTIALKKRILQSELVDLRGSSAYEHIKELVEKDFVERKRQREGRSYWLTLSENFHRTFSVLPDIKSTNDQKVA
- the ilvA gene encoding threonine ammonia-lyase, biosynthetic; the encoded protein is MEDYLQKILRAHVYDVAVETPLEKAKILSKRLKNQVWLKREDLQSVFSFKLRGAYNRMTHLTEEELQKGVVASSAGNHAQGVALSAAYLKCKAVIVMPITTPETKVSAVRNLDAEVILHGDTYDDAYHEAKRINQKDGLVFIHPFDDPEVIAGQGTIGREILSQIETPPDAIYIAVGGGGLIAGVAAYVKNLWPNVEIIGVEPYEASAMTDSLKEGKRIELKDIGLFADGVAVSKVGVHTFELAKKYVDRMINVSTDEICAAIKDVFEDTRSILEPAGALSIAGLKSDVLNKKLTGKSLVAIACGANMNFERLRFVAERAELGEEREAMFAVEIPEKAGSLKNLCKILGKRSLTEFSYRMSEADNAQIFMGVEVKGKSDKNELIHQIRSFNFKCLDLSEDELSKVHLRHMVGGRLPKALNNLSKRDSSELLYRFEFPERPGALMQFVDSMRPEWSISIFHYRNHGADIGRIVIGVIVDNHDMNNWKAFLKEIGYKSWDETKNPAYKLFLGAHNG